AATAAAAGTCCTCCGGCTATTAATAAGCCCATACCTATATTTCTAATATTCTTCATACTTCAATTTTAGTTAATTACAATATTACGGTTAATTCTTTAGTAACGAAAATTTCTTCTTTTTATTCTTTGGGTACCCTTGTTAACAGGATCAATCCTGCCACAAAAAATACAATTAAAAACAAAATGGCATTCTGCATTTTCCCGGTTATGTCTGCAATATAGCCATATAAAAACATACCGATTACGATACCGATCTTTTCCGATACATCATAGAAACTGAAAAAGGAAGTGGTATCCTGTGTTTTCGGGATAAGCTTCGAATAGGTAGACCGGGATAACGATTGTATTCCGCCCATAACAAGCCCTACGCAGCTGGCTGCAATATAAAATTCATTTGGTGTCACTACAAAATAGGCATAAATACAGATCAGGATCCAAAGGAAATTGATCAGCATCAACACCCTGATATTTCCAAACTTCGCGGATGCTTTTGATGTAATAAAGGCTCCGAAAACAGCGATTAACTGAATCAGCAGTATGCTGACAATTAATCCCATTGTTCTTTTTTCGTCACTACCCCAGGCGACTTCTTTTTCACCAAAATAGGCCGCAACAATCATAACCGTCTGCACAGCCATACTGTAAACAAAGAAAGCGCCCAGATAACGTTTTAACGGCTTGATTTCCTTTAACTGGCTCCATACCTTCTGTAATTCTTTGAATCCGTTAAAAATAATCTGCTTCTGAATCTTTTTACCGTTTTTATAATCCGGCAGATAGCGATAAGTATACTGGCTAAAGCCCATCCACCACAGTCCTACCAGCACAAAAGAAAACTGCATTGCTTTTAGCTGGTTTTCAAAGCCGAAGGTTTCAAACTTCATGACCATGATCAGGTTGATGATTAACAATATAACACTGCCCACATAGCCTAAACCATATCCTTTCGCACTGATGCTGTCCTGTTGTTCCGGAAAAGCAATATCGGGTAAATAGGAATTATAAAAAACCAGACTTCCCCAAAAACCAATCAACGCCAGCATGTACGTCAGCAATCCGATGATAATATTATCCAATGAAAAGAAATACAATCCCATACAGGAAAGCGATCCCATATAGCAGAAAAACTTCAGAAAGATCTTTTTATTTCCTAAATAATCGGCAATACCAGAAAGCAGCGGCGATAAAATAGCGACCACTAAAAAACCGATAGCGGTTATATAGCTGATCAGGGCTTCACTGCGAATGGATAATCCGAAAAGCGGAATTTCTTCTATCACCTTAATACGGAAGAGTGCTCCATAATATAACGGAAAGATAGATGATGAGATTACCAGGGCATAAACGGAGTTTGCCCAATCATAAAATGCCCATGCATTTAGCAGTTTCTTGCTGCCTTTTTCAAGATGTATCATAAATAGGTATAAAAAAAGCTGTTCTTTCTGAACAGCTTCGAAGATACTATATT
This region of Flavobacterium inviolabile genomic DNA includes:
- a CDS encoding MFS transporter; translated protein: MIHLEKGSKKLLNAWAFYDWANSVYALVISSSIFPLYYGALFRIKVIEEIPLFGLSIRSEALISYITAIGFLVVAILSPLLSGIADYLGNKKIFLKFFCYMGSLSCMGLYFFSLDNIIIGLLTYMLALIGFWGSLVFYNSYLPDIAFPEQQDSISAKGYGLGYVGSVILLIINLIMVMKFETFGFENQLKAMQFSFVLVGLWWMGFSQYTYRYLPDYKNGKKIQKQIIFNGFKELQKVWSQLKEIKPLKRYLGAFFVYSMAVQTVMIVAAYFGEKEVAWGSDEKRTMGLIVSILLIQLIAVFGAFITSKASAKFGNIRVLMLINFLWILICIYAYFVVTPNEFYIAASCVGLVMGGIQSLSRSTYSKLIPKTQDTTSFFSFYDVSEKIGIVIGMFLYGYIADITGKMQNAILFLIVFFVAGLILLTRVPKE